The following coding sequences are from one Arachis hypogaea cultivar Tifrunner chromosome 7, arahy.Tifrunner.gnm2.J5K5, whole genome shotgun sequence window:
- the LOC112701141 gene encoding uncharacterized protein, whose protein sequence is MGATPFHRSILEVRLPKHFDKSTDMRYDGTQDPLEHLTAFEARMNLEGVGDEVRCRAFPVTLAGPAIRWFNGLPQESIHRFSDISRAFLAQFTTRIAKAKHPINLLGITQRQGEPTRKYLDRFNDECLKIDGLTDSVASLCLTNGLLNKDFRKHLTTKPVWTMHEIETVAKEYINDEEVSQVIAANKRHYGYNQPRQQGSGERQKEQAKEGGPGKAPRPFPRIGKFTNYTPLSLPIVEVYQQIAERGILSKPRPLKDRTGGNKSLYCDYHKGYGHQTQDCFDLRDALEQAIRDGKLS, encoded by the coding sequence ATGGGCGCCACCCCGTTCCACCGATCTATCCTCGAAGTCCGGTTGCCGAAGCACTTCGACAAatcaacggacatgaggtacgatggaacTCAAGACCCCCTGGAACATCTAACGGCCTTCGAAGCCAGGATGAATCTGGAGGGAGTAGGGGACGAGGTGAGATGCCGAGCCTTCCCGGTAACTCTGGCAGGACCCGCGATCAGATGGTTTAACGGCCTCCCGCAGGAGTCCATCCATAGGTTTTCGGACATCAGCCGTGCTTTCCTAGCCCAATTCACAACACGAATAGCGAAGGCAAAGCACCCAATCAACCTTCTGGGGATAACCCAGAGACAAGGAGAGCCGACCAGAAAATACCTGGACCGATTTAACGACGAATGCCTGAAAATTGACGGCCTAACCGACTCCGTGGCCAGCCTCTGTCTGACGAATGGCCTCCTCAACAAAGACTTCCGAAAACACCTAACCACGAAACCGGTCTGGACGATGCACGAAATCGAAACGGTGGCTAAGGAATATATAAATGATGAGGAAGTCAGTCAGGTCATAGCCGCCAACAAACGGCACTACGGCTACAACCAACCGAGGCAGCAGGGCAGTGGGGAGAGGCAGAAAGAACAGGCCAAAGAGGGAGGGCCGGGCAAAGCACCCAGACCATTTCCCCGAATCGGGAAGTTCACAAACTACACCCCGCTCTCCCTCCCCATCGTGGAAGTTTACCAACAAATAGCCGAGAGAGGGATCTTGTCGAAGCCTCGACCACTCAAGGACCGTACGGGGGGAAACAAGAGCCTCTACTGTGACTACCACAAGGGCTATGGCCACCAAACACAGGACTGTTTTGACTTGAGGGATGCATTAGAACAAGCCATCAGGGACGGTAAACTTTCATAA